From a single Micromonospora carbonacea genomic region:
- the ureG gene encoding urease accessory protein UreG produces the protein MTSSHDEDVPHTHPEPGVDPHAPLPPAARPLRIGIGGPVGSGKTALVAALCRAFATELRLGVVTNDIYTTEDADFLRRAGVLDPARIRAVETGCCPHTAIRDDIGANLDAIDELCDAVGPLDLVLVESGGDNLTATFSRGLIDRQIFVVDVAGGDKVPRKGGPGVTAADLLVINKTDLAPMVGADLDVMDRDARARRGDLPTVFLSIVGDPEATRVAGWIRHELAHHRAAVAVA, from the coding sequence GTGACCTCGTCGCACGACGAGGACGTTCCCCACACCCACCCCGAGCCCGGGGTCGACCCGCACGCCCCGCTGCCGCCGGCCGCCCGGCCGCTGCGCATCGGCATCGGCGGGCCGGTCGGCTCGGGCAAGACCGCCCTGGTCGCCGCGCTGTGCCGGGCGTTCGCCACCGAGCTGCGCCTCGGCGTGGTCACCAACGACATCTACACCACCGAGGACGCGGACTTCCTGCGCCGGGCCGGGGTGCTCGACCCGGCCCGGATCCGGGCGGTGGAGACGGGCTGCTGCCCGCACACGGCGATCCGCGACGACATCGGTGCGAACCTCGACGCGATCGACGAGCTGTGCGACGCGGTCGGCCCGCTGGACCTGGTGCTGGTGGAGAGCGGCGGGGACAACCTGACGGCCACGTTCAGCCGGGGCCTGATCGACCGGCAGATCTTCGTGGTCGACGTGGCCGGCGGCGACAAGGTGCCGCGTAAGGGCGGGCCCGGGGTCACCGCCGCCGACCTCCTGGTGATCAACAAGACGGACCTCGCGCCGATGGTCGGCGCGGACCTCGACGTGATGGACCGCGACGCGCGGGCCCGGCGCGGCGACCTGCCGACGGTCTTCCTGTCCATCGTCGGCGACCCGGAGGCGACCCGGGTGGCCGGGTGGATCCGGCACGAGCTGGCCCACCACCGGGCCGCCGTGGCCGTCGCCTGA
- a CDS encoding urease subunit beta: protein MIPGEVLPGDGPVEINAGLPVTTLLVVNTADRPVQVGSHYHFAEANPGLRFDRAAAYGQRLAVPAGTSVRFEPGVSRRVELVPLGGARIVAGLRGEVAGPLGAGPGVVDRADGGSDR from the coding sequence GTGATCCCCGGGGAGGTGCTGCCCGGCGACGGCCCGGTCGAGATCAACGCCGGCCTGCCGGTGACCACCCTGCTGGTGGTCAACACCGCCGACCGGCCGGTGCAGGTCGGCTCGCACTACCACTTCGCCGAGGCCAACCCCGGCCTGCGCTTCGACCGCGCCGCCGCGTACGGCCAGCGGCTCGCGGTGCCCGCCGGGACGTCCGTGCGGTTCGAGCCGGGGGTCAGCCGCCGGGTGGAGCTGGTGCCGCTGGGCGGCGCGCGCATCGTCGCCGGCCTGCGCGGCGAGGTCGCCGGCCCGCTCGGCGCGGGCCCGGGCGTCGTCGACCGGGCGGACGGGGGGTCGGACCGGTGA
- a CDS encoding urease accessory protein UreD: MRARARVVARADGRGGTRLTELRGESPLLLRSTTAEGGVATVYVVGGAAGPLGGDDLLLEVEVGPGAALRVGSVAASVALPGRPGAAASRMRVHAVVHAGAALHWLPEQLVAAAGCDHVAEARVELAAGARLTWRDELICGRYGESPGDAVVRTSVDHGGRPLLRQSTAVGPSAPGWAGAAVLGGAPATGSLLLVGPDVPPGPAAQPGLGAAPGVGLPPGGLPVPRARPAGDGGAVAWLPLAGGPAALLTATAADAHTLRERLTPA, from the coding sequence ATGCGCGCGCGGGCCCGGGTGGTGGCGCGGGCCGACGGCCGCGGCGGCACGCGCCTCACGGAGCTGCGCGGCGAGTCGCCGCTGCTGCTGCGGTCCACCACCGCCGAGGGCGGGGTCGCCACGGTGTACGTGGTGGGCGGCGCGGCGGGCCCGCTCGGCGGCGACGACCTGCTGCTGGAGGTGGAGGTGGGCCCCGGGGCGGCGCTGCGCGTCGGCAGCGTCGCCGCCTCGGTGGCGCTGCCCGGCCGCCCCGGCGCGGCGGCGTCCCGGATGCGGGTGCACGCGGTGGTGCACGCCGGGGCCGCCCTGCACTGGCTGCCGGAGCAGCTCGTCGCGGCGGCCGGCTGCGACCACGTCGCCGAGGCGCGGGTCGAGCTGGCCGCCGGGGCCCGGCTGACCTGGCGCGACGAGCTGATCTGCGGCCGGTACGGCGAGTCGCCGGGCGACGCCGTCGTGCGCACGTCGGTCGACCACGGCGGCCGGCCGCTGCTGCGCCAGTCGACGGCGGTGGGCCCGTCCGCGCCCGGCTGGGCGGGGGCCGCCGTGCTCGGCGGGGCCCCGGCGACGGGCTCGCTGCTGCTGGTGGGCCCCGACGTCCCGCCGGGCCCCGCCGCGCAGCCGGGTCTCGGGGCGGCGCCCGGCGTCGGGTTGCCGCCGGGCGGCCTGCCCGTCCCCCGGGCGCGGCCGGCGGGCGACGGCGGCGCGGTGGCCTGGCTGCCGCTGGCCGGCGGCCCGGCGGCGCTGCTCACCGCCACCGCCGCCGACGCGCACACCCTGCGCGAGCGGCTCACCCCGGCCTGA
- a CDS encoding MarR family winged helix-turn-helix transcriptional regulator yields the protein MPEVPATPVDLLRVLTRAERLLARRVGGVLAAEGLTVEAWRVLCLLADGQGHPMSEVAAEESLPPGTLTKLVDQLVDQNLVYRRIDPHDRRRIRAYLTARGRREQERVDALVRADLADLITGDDADLAGALAALADRLGAGRPVGAAAGARVRVAAR from the coding sequence ATGCCCGAGGTGCCCGCGACGCCCGTCGATCTGCTGCGTGTGCTGACCCGTGCCGAGCGGCTGCTCGCGCGGCGGGTCGGCGGTGTCCTGGCCGCCGAGGGCCTCACCGTCGAGGCCTGGCGGGTGCTGTGCCTGCTCGCCGACGGGCAGGGGCACCCGATGAGCGAGGTCGCCGCCGAGGAGTCCCTGCCGCCGGGGACGCTGACCAAGCTGGTCGACCAGCTCGTCGACCAGAACCTGGTCTACCGGCGGATCGACCCGCACGACCGGCGGCGCATCCGCGCGTACCTGACCGCCCGGGGCCGCCGCGAGCAGGAACGCGTCGACGCCCTGGTCCGGGCGGACCTGGCCGACCTGATCACCGGCGACGACGCCGACCTGGCCGGGGCGCTCGCCGCGCTGGCCGACCGGCTGGGCGCCGGCCGCCCGGTCGGCGCGGCGGCCGGGGCCCGCGTCCGCGTCGCGGCCCGCTGA
- a CDS encoding urease accessory protein UreF: MTSMLLLLADGRFPAGAHAHSAGLEAAVAVGLVTDLASLRGFLVGRLATGGLVAAAFAVAAHRAAAAGDPGPALARLDVELDARTAAPALRAVSRRQGRALLRAGRSLWPGGPFAALPADPTGPHQPLVLGLVGSAAGLDPAELATAAAYGSVTGPASAAVRLLGLDPYRVHGLLADLTADVDATAARAAAAADGPPEWLPDGAAPLTDIHAEVHTTWEVRLFAS, from the coding sequence ATGACGAGCATGCTGCTGCTGCTCGCCGACGGGCGGTTCCCGGCCGGCGCGCACGCCCACTCCGCCGGGCTGGAGGCCGCCGTCGCCGTCGGGCTGGTCACCGACCTGGCGTCGCTGCGCGGCTTCCTGGTCGGCCGGCTGGCCACCGGCGGGCTGGTCGCCGCCGCGTTCGCGGTGGCGGCGCACCGGGCGGCGGCGGCCGGTGACCCCGGCCCCGCGCTGGCCCGGCTCGACGTCGAGCTGGACGCCCGCACGGCCGCCCCGGCGCTGCGCGCGGTCTCCCGCCGGCAGGGCCGGGCCCTGCTGCGGGCCGGGCGGTCGCTGTGGCCGGGCGGGCCGTTCGCCGCCCTGCCCGCCGACCCGACCGGGCCGCACCAGCCGCTGGTGCTCGGGCTGGTCGGGTCGGCCGCCGGCCTCGACCCGGCCGAGCTGGCGACCGCCGCCGCGTACGGGTCGGTGACCGGCCCGGCGAGCGCGGCGGTGCGGCTGCTCGGCCTCGACCCGTACCGCGTGCACGGGCTGCTCGCCGACCTGACGGCCGACGTCGACGCCACGGCGGCGCGGGCGGCGGCCGCCGCCGACGGGCCGCCGGAGTGGCTGCCGGACGGCGCGGCCCCCCTCACCGACATCCATGCCGAAGTCCACACCACCTGGGAGGTGCGTCTCTTTGCGTCCTGA
- a CDS encoding urease subunit gamma produces MFLSPHEQDRLLVHVAADVARRRRERGLRLNYPEAVAIVTAFLLEGARDGRSVVDLMSAGRGVLTRDDVLDGVPELLKEVQVEATFPDGTKLVTVHHPIP; encoded by the coding sequence GTGTTCCTCAGCCCCCACGAGCAGGATCGCCTGCTCGTGCACGTCGCGGCGGACGTCGCCCGCCGCCGCCGCGAACGCGGCCTGCGCCTCAACTATCCCGAAGCCGTCGCCATCGTCACCGCCTTCCTGCTGGAGGGCGCGCGCGACGGCCGGTCGGTCGTGGACCTGATGTCGGCCGGTCGCGGCGTGCTCACCCGCGACGACGTCCTCGACGGGGTCCCCGAGCTGCTGAAGGAGGTGCAGGTGGAGGCGACGTTCCCGGACGGCACCAAGTTGGTGACGGTGCACCACCCGATCCCGTGA
- a CDS encoding urease subunit alpha, with the protein MSELDRRRYLDLYGPTTGDRIRLADTDLLIEVEADHCVGGDEMVFGGGKVIRESMGQSRATRAEGALDTVITGAVVLDHWGVVKADVGLRDGRIVALGRAGNPDTMPGVHPDLVIGPATEVIAGNGRILTAGAVDTHVHFICPQLVHEALASGVTTLVGGGTGPAEGTRATTVTPNAWHLARMHEALDAFPVNVLLLGKGNTVSEEAMWEQLRAGAGGFKLHEDWGTTPAAIDACLRVADASGVQVSIHTDTLNEAGFVADTLRAIAGRAIHSYHTEGAGGGHAPDIITVASEPNVLPSSTNPTRPYTRNTLAEHLDMLMVCHHLNPAVPEDLAFAESRIRPSTMAAEDLLHDLGAISIIGSDSQAMGRIGEVITRTWQSAHVMKRRVGALPGDGRADNHRARRYVAKYTVCAAMANGLEREIGSVEPGKLADLVLWDPAFFGVRPHLVLKGGMIAYAQMGDANASIPTPQPVLPRPMFGAHGVAAAATSVAFVAPAALEAGLRLDVRRPLVPVADVRSRGKADLPENGAMPRIEVDPDTFTVRIDGEVVEPDPVSELPMAQLYHLF; encoded by the coding sequence GTGAGCGAACTCGACCGGCGGCGCTACCTCGACCTATACGGGCCCACCACGGGCGACCGGATCCGGCTCGCCGACACCGACCTGCTCATCGAGGTGGAGGCCGACCACTGCGTCGGCGGCGACGAGATGGTCTTCGGCGGCGGCAAGGTGATCCGGGAGTCGATGGGCCAGTCCCGGGCCACCCGCGCCGAGGGCGCCCTCGACACGGTGATCACCGGCGCGGTGGTGCTCGACCACTGGGGCGTGGTCAAGGCCGACGTGGGGCTGCGCGACGGCCGCATCGTCGCGCTCGGCCGGGCCGGCAACCCGGACACGATGCCGGGCGTCCACCCGGACCTGGTGATCGGCCCGGCGACCGAGGTGATCGCCGGCAACGGGCGTATCCTCACCGCCGGGGCCGTCGACACCCACGTGCACTTCATCTGCCCGCAGCTCGTGCACGAGGCGCTGGCCAGCGGCGTCACCACCCTCGTGGGCGGGGGCACCGGCCCGGCCGAGGGCACCCGCGCCACCACGGTCACCCCGAACGCCTGGCACCTGGCCCGGATGCACGAGGCGCTCGACGCGTTCCCGGTGAACGTGCTGCTGCTCGGCAAGGGCAACACCGTCTCCGAGGAGGCGATGTGGGAGCAGTTGCGGGCCGGCGCGGGCGGCTTCAAGCTGCACGAGGACTGGGGGACCACCCCGGCGGCGATCGACGCCTGCCTGCGGGTGGCCGACGCCTCCGGCGTGCAGGTCTCCATCCACACCGACACCCTCAACGAGGCCGGGTTCGTCGCCGACACGCTGCGCGCGATCGCCGGCCGGGCGATCCACTCGTACCACACGGAGGGGGCGGGCGGCGGCCACGCGCCGGACATCATCACCGTCGCCAGCGAGCCGAACGTGCTGCCGTCGTCGACGAACCCGACCCGCCCGTACACCCGCAACACCCTCGCCGAGCACCTCGACATGCTGATGGTCTGCCACCACCTCAACCCGGCGGTGCCGGAGGACCTCGCGTTCGCCGAGAGCCGCATCCGCCCGTCGACGATGGCCGCCGAGGACCTGCTGCACGACCTCGGCGCGATCTCCATCATCGGCTCCGACTCGCAGGCGATGGGGCGGATCGGCGAGGTGATCACCCGCACCTGGCAGAGCGCCCACGTGATGAAGCGGCGGGTGGGCGCGCTGCCCGGCGACGGGCGCGCCGACAACCACCGGGCCCGCCGCTACGTGGCGAAGTACACCGTCTGCGCGGCGATGGCCAACGGCCTGGAACGCGAGATCGGGTCGGTGGAGCCGGGCAAGCTCGCCGACCTGGTGCTGTGGGACCCGGCGTTCTTCGGCGTACGCCCGCACCTGGTGCTCAAGGGCGGCATGATCGCGTACGCGCAGATGGGTGACGCGAACGCGTCGATCCCGACGCCGCAGCCGGTGCTGCCCCGGCCGATGTTCGGCGCGCACGGCGTCGCGGCGGCGGCGACCAGCGTCGCGTTCGTGGCCCCGGCGGCGCTGGAGGCCGGGCTGCGCCTCGACGTGCGCCGGCCGCTGGTCCCCGTCGCGGACGTGCGGTCGCGGGGCAAGGCCGACCTGCCCGAGAACGGGGCCATGCCGCGCATCGAGGTCGACCCGGACACCTTCACCGTCCGCATCGACGGCGAGGTGGTCGAGCCGGACCCGGTGTCGGAGCTGCCGATGGCCCAGCTCTACCACCTGTTCTGA
- a CDS encoding DUF5919 domain-containing protein — protein sequence MRRTSGGRPGRAGRQRRSFLVGGALLGAAVVMLLAAWRSTGFLSDLLLNLGASVVLAAISYVVFDPLFEEARRARVQEHLSFDRAAFVARLERSGRLVRILDTWTILLEHRNRDETLAAVRAALAKGAKVQLLLLDPDCTAAQQRGEELERQRIDVPRQIRANLRHLAAFRRSLEPALRDRLQVRVYDASPSIQLYQWDARALISFFPIGKLSFNVPQLEVDMDSPWGGFVHARFEELWGQPQATLDLERYWSTTITLRHEDSDVVELPADFVTVDGQHYVDCRALRMAGPLTVRAQLPERARTAAPREYALVEPADGDRTPVARVARLFDQKYGPRDGGRTILRLAPQGADDGRVPGARSPAGA from the coding sequence ATGCGGCGGACGAGCGGCGGGCGGCCCGGCCGGGCCGGGCGGCAACGACGGTCCTTCCTCGTCGGCGGGGCGCTGCTCGGGGCCGCCGTCGTCATGCTGCTGGCCGCGTGGCGCAGCACCGGCTTCCTCAGCGACCTGCTGCTCAACCTCGGCGCGAGCGTGGTGCTCGCCGCGATCTCCTACGTGGTCTTCGACCCGCTCTTCGAGGAGGCCCGCCGGGCCCGGGTGCAGGAACACCTGAGCTTCGACCGGGCGGCGTTCGTGGCCCGGCTGGAGCGCAGCGGCCGGCTGGTGCGCATCCTCGACACCTGGACGATCCTGCTGGAGCACCGCAACCGTGACGAGACCCTCGCGGCGGTGCGGGCGGCGCTGGCCAAGGGCGCGAAGGTGCAACTGCTGCTGCTCGACCCCGACTGCACGGCCGCCCAGCAGCGCGGCGAGGAGCTGGAGCGGCAGCGGATCGACGTCCCCCGGCAGATCCGGGCCAACCTGCGGCACCTGGCCGCCTTCCGGCGGTCGCTGGAGCCCGCGCTGCGCGACCGCCTCCAGGTCCGGGTCTACGACGCGTCGCCGTCGATCCAGCTCTACCAGTGGGACGCGCGGGCGCTGATCTCGTTCTTCCCGATCGGCAAGCTGTCGTTCAACGTCCCGCAGCTGGAGGTCGACATGGACAGCCCGTGGGGCGGGTTCGTGCACGCCCGGTTCGAGGAGCTGTGGGGGCAGCCGCAGGCCACCCTGGACCTGGAGCGGTACTGGTCGACGACGATCACGCTACGCCACGAGGACTCCGACGTCGTGGAGCTGCCGGCGGACTTCGTGACGGTCGACGGCCAGCACTACGTCGACTGCCGGGCGCTGCGCATGGCCGGCCCGCTCACCGTCCGGGCGCAGCTTCCCGAGCGCGCCCGCACGGCGGCCCCCCGCGAGTACGCGCTGGTGGAGCCGGCCGACGGCGACCGCACCCCGGTGGCGCGGGTGGCCCGGCTGTTCGACCAGAAATACGGCCCCCGCGACGGCGGGCGGACGATCCTGCGCCTGGCCCCGCAGGGGGCGGACGACGGGCGGGTGCCCGGCGCCCGCTCCCCCGCCGGCGCCTGA